A genomic region of Ovis aries strain OAR_USU_Benz2616 breed Rambouillet chromosome 20, ARS-UI_Ramb_v3.0, whole genome shotgun sequence contains the following coding sequences:
- the MDC1 gene encoding mediator of DNA damage checkpoint protein 1 isoform X21, whose product MEDTQILNWEVEEEEEVAESPNESLGYSLEPLAQLHIFSSSYGPEKDFPLYLGKNMIGRMPDCSVALPFSSISKQHAVIEISAWDKAPVLRDCGSLNGTQILRPPKVLSPGVSHRLRDRELILFADLPCQYHRLDVPRPFVSRGPLSVEETPRVQGGTQPSRLLLAEDSEEEVDSLLDKCVVKGPRTSSSATVVPESDEEGPSPAPDGPGPPSAFNLNSDTDEEESQESGAGEASSAARRGTAAETEQPEPVTAEIQIEKDQCSVKERNGDTEIERDVRNGVVPTGVILERSQPSGEDSDTDVSDESGPRRRLVGVRPKRAWSCNFIDSDTDGEDEGIPATPAVVPMKERQIFHEAGTQSPQAPGVARWQGSPADGDTDIEEGEAPPDRSQASVVIDSNTDDEEEVSAALTLACLRESQADSEDLDLPATQCFVDRKNQSLEAAPSMEDEPTQAFLFPLPQEPGPSCCSSQATGSLDESWEALATQPFCPRESEASETQTVVTLLDTHASWPSPSRTAQQEQHPESPVHAEPLGMEGREMQTVEKEMGDLNCEMPPAQKASRGDQESPDACLPPAAPEASAALPNSLISQIQKHPAPQSLLFPSLAPLELPIPRTRQNETQEAPETPFSSELNSVHPEPKVRLQASSPVSSLPLEPHPTTPTGQPIALEPISGVSRSRTCSSFDVTASSVVPTAVALQPSTSTDKPVTPKPTLRAPRGRAQRSSVKTPVPSVTTDQPVAPELTAMATRGRVQRSSVKIPKPDNPTTPKPQPSTSTDQPVIPKPTSRAPRGRTPRSSAKTPEPAVPTASELQPAAPKDQPVAPELTSRATRGRTQRSIKTSKPDMPTTPEPQPSTSTDQPVTPKPTSRAPRGRTPRSSAKTPEPVVSTASELQPSALTDEPVTPELTSRATRGRAQRSSVKTPDPVTTTTPELQPSTSTDQLVTPKRTSRAPRGRTRRLSAKTPEPVVPTASELQPSAPADQPVGPWATQCRRHRSSVKTPEPVVPTVPEPQPSTSKDQSVTPEPTSQATESQTHRSSIKTSQPTEPTAPDLKPSSPTDQLVTPKVIAQGGPSRTGRASTASAVLVPTTPEFQSPVPSEQPLPPDPIPEVNCSRRLRATRKHGSPTAHVHEPCTVPPEPNSHSSRNQRHGAVKAAKPLSTIPEPAFAQLPEAPPHTPQVPKEEAADGSGFTPEPQPRASQNHKRPSATAHSPPLQKRLQRGRVPQKAASLKEEEENPVARPRKEEGVVIPGPGKRKREQTEEESQGRPSRSLRRTKPMQESTAPKVLFTGVVDARGERTVLALGGSLASSVAEASHLVTDRIRRTVKFLCALGRGIPILSLAWLHESRKAGCFLPPDEYLVTDPEQEKNFGFSLREALSRAQERRLLEGYEIHVTPGVQPPPPQMGEIISCCGGAILPSMPRSYKPQRFVITCSQDFPRCAVPYRVGLPILSPEFLLTGVLKQEVKPEAFAFSTVEMSST is encoded by the exons ATGGAAGACACCCAGATTTTAAACTGGGAAgttgaagaagaggaggaggttgCAGAGAGCCCCAATGAATCTCTGGGGTATAGCTTGGAGCCCCTAGCACAGCTGCATATCTTCAGTAGTTCCTATGGACCAGAAAAAG ACTTCCCACTCTACCTTGGAAAGAACATGATAGGCCGAATGCCTGATTGCTCTGTGGCCCTGCCCTTTTCATCAATATCCAAACAACATGCAGTGATTGAAATCTCTGCCTGGGACAAGGCGCCTGTCCTTCGGGATTGCGGGAGCCTCAATGGCACTCAAATCCTGCGGCCTCCTAAGGTCCTGAGCCCTGGGGTGAGTCATCGTTTGCGGGACCGGGAGTTGATTCTCTTTGCTGACTTGCCCTGCCAGTACCATCGCTTGGATGTCCCCCGGCCTTTTGTCTCCCGGGGCCCTCTAAGTGTAGAGGAGACACCCAGGGTACAGGGAGGAACTCAACCCTCCAGGCTTCTGTTGGCTGAGGACTCAGAGGAAGAAGTAG ATTCCCTTTTGGACAAGTGTGTGGTGAAAGGACCAAGGACCTCCTCTTCGGCAACAGTCGTTCCAGAGAG TGATGAAGAAGGGCCTTCCCCTGCCCCAGATGGGCCCGGGCCACCTTCTGCCTTCAACTTGAACAGCGACACGGATGAGGAAGAAAGTCAGGAATCAGGAGCAGGGGAGGCCTCTTCAGCTGCCAGAAGAGGTACCGCTGCAGAGACGGAACAGCCTGAACCTGTCACAGCCGAGATCCAGATTGAGAAGGATCAGTGTTCCGTGAAGGAGAGGAACGGGGACACAGAAATCGAGAGGGATGTGAGGAATGGGGTGGTTCCGACTGGAGTGATTCTGGAGAGGAGCCAGCCTTCTGGGGAGGACAGTGACACAGATGTGAGTGATGAGAGTGGGCCTCGAAGAAGGCTTGTTGGGGTCCGTCCGAAAAGGGCCTGGTCTTGTAACTTCATAGACAGTGATACCGATGGAGAGGACGAGGGGATCCCTGCTACCCCAGCAGTGGTTCCCATGAAGGAGAGGCAGATCTTCCACGAAGCTGGTACACAGAGCCCCCAGGCACCTGGTGTGGCACGTTGGCAGGGGAGCCCAGCTGATGGTGATACAGATATAGAGGAGGGGGAGGCCCCCCCAGACAGAAGCCAAGCCTCCGTGGTGATCGACAGCAATACAGACGATGAGGAAGAAGTCTCAGCAGCACTGACACTGGCATGTCTAAGAGAGAGCCAGGCTG ATTCTGAAGATCTGGACCTACCAGCTACCCAGTGCTTTGTAGACAGAAAGAATCAGAGCCTGGAAG CAGCCCCCAGCATGGAGGATGAGCCCACCCAGgccttcctgtttcctctgccccaAGAGCCTGGCCCTTCCtgttgcagctcccaggccacAG GTTCCTTGGATGAGTCATGGGAGGCGTTGGCGACACAGCCATTCTGTCCGAGAGAATCTGAGGCCTCCGAGACCCAAACCGTTGTCACCCTCCTTGACACCCATGCATCTTGGCCCTCTCCATCTAGGACAGCACAGCAAGAGCAACATCCAGAGAGCCCAGTCCATGCAGAGCCACTGGGGATGGAAGGCAGAGAGATGCAGactgtggagaaagaaatgg GTGACTTGAATTGCGAGATGCCACCTGCTCAGAAGGCTTCCAGG GGTGATCAGGAATCCCCAGATGCTTGTCTGCCTCCTGCAGCGCCTGAAGCCTCAGCCGCACTCCCAAATTCCCTCATCTCTCAGATCCAAAAACATCCCGCACCTCAGTCCCTCCTTTTTCCCTCTCTAGCTCCTTTAGAACTGCCTATTCCCAGGACCAGACAAAATGAGACTCAGGAAGCTCCAGAGACTCCCTTCTCCTCAGAGCTGAACTCTGTCCACCCAGAACCCAAAGTCAGGCTCCAGGCATCCTCTCCAGTTTCTTCTCTACCCCTTGAGCCCCACCCTACCACCCCCACAGGCCAGCCTATTGCCCTTGAACCCATATCTGGGGTCTCTCGGAGTAGGACATGTAGTTCCTTTGATGTAACTGCCTCATCAGTTGTCCCCACAGCCGTTGCACTGCAGCCATCCACCTCCACAGACAAGCCTGTCACCCCTAAGCCCACACTTCGGGCCCCTCGGGGCAGGGCACAGAGGTCTTCTGTCAAAACCCCTGTACCCAGTGTCACCACAGACCAGCCTGTTGCCCCTGAGCTCACAGCTATGGCAACTCGGGGCAGGGTACAGAGGTCTTCTGTCAAGATTCCCAAACCAGATAACCCCACAACACCCAAGCCCCAGCCTTCCACTTCTACAGACCAGCCTGTCATCCCCAAACCCACATCTCGGGCCCCTCGGGGCAGGACACCTAGGTCTTCTGCCAAGACTCCTGAACCAGCTGTCCCCACAGCCTCTGAGCTCCAGCCTGCTGCCCCTAAAGACCAGCCTGTTGCTCCTGAGCTCACATCTAGAGCCACTCGGGGCAGGACACAGAGGTCTATCAAGACTTCCAAACCAGATATGCCCACAACTCCCGAGCCCCAGCCTTCCACTTCCACAGACCAGCCTGTCACCCCCAAACCCACGTCTCGGGCCCCTCGGGGCAGGACACCTAGGTCTTCCGCCAAGACTCCTGAACCAGTTGTCTCCACAGCCTCTGAGCTCCAGCCTTCTGCCCTCACAGATGAGCCTGTCACTCCTGAGCTCACATCTAGGGCTACTCGGGGCCGGGCACAGAGGTCCTCTGTCAAAACCCCTGATCCAGTTACCACCACAACACCTGAGCTCCAGCCTTCCACCTCCACAGACCAGCTTGTCACCCCCAAACGCACATCTCGGGCCCCTCGAGGCAGGACACGTAGGTTGTCTGCCAAGACTCCTGAACCAGTTGTTCCCACAGCCTCTGAGCTCCAGCCTTCTGCCCCTGCAGACCAGCCTGTTGGTCCTTGGGCCACTCAGTGTAGAAGACATAGGTCTTCTGTCAAGACCCCAGAACCAGTTGTCCCCACAGTCCCTGAACCTCAGCCTTCCACTTCTAAAGACCAGTCTgtcactcctgagcccacatctcaGGCCACTGAGAGCCAAACACATAGGTCCTCTATCAAGACATCCCAGCCAACGGAACCCACAGCCCCTGACCTCAAACCTTCCTCCCCCACAGACCAGCTTGTCACTCCCAAGGTCATAGCTCAGGGTGGTCCAAGCAGGACAGGAAGGGCTTCCACAGCAAGTGCTGTGCTGGTTCCTACTACCCCTGAATTCCAGTCTCCAGTCCCGTCAGAACAGCCTCTTCCCCCTGACCCCATCCCCGAAGTCAACTGCAGCAGGAGGCTGAGGGCCACTAGGAAACATGGGTCTCCCACAGCTCATGTTCATGAGCCCTGCACCGTACCCCCTGAACCTAACTCCCACTCTTCAAGGAACCAAAGACATGGGGCAGTGAAAGCAGCCAAGCCCCTTAGCACCATTCCTGAGCCTGCCTTTGCCCAGCTCCCCGAGGCACCGCCTCACACTCCCCAGGTGCCAAAGGAGGAGGCAGCAGATGGATCAGGCTTCACCCCAGAGCCCCAGCCTAGGGCCTCTCAAAACCACAAGAGGCCTTCAGCTACTGCACATTCACCTCCACTTCAAAAACGGCTCCAGAGAGGGAGAGTCCCTCAGAAGGCAGCATCCCttaaggaagaagaagaaaatccaGTAGCGAGGCCGAGGAAGGAAGAG GGTGTAGTGATTCCAGGTCCaggcaagagaaagagagagcagacAGAAGAGGAGTCCCAGGGAAGACCGAGCCGCAGCCTGCGACGGACCAAACCGATGCAGGAGTCCACGGCCCCCAAA GTGCTGTTCACCGGTGTGGTGGATGCTCGCGGAGAGAGGACGGTGCTGGCCTTGGGGGGCAGTTTGGCCAGCTCGGTGGCCGAGGCTTCTCACCTGGTGACTGATCGGATCCGCCGGACGGTCAAGTTTCTGTGTGCCCTGGGCCGGGGCATCCCCATCCTCTCCCTGGCCTGGCTGCATGAG TCCCGCAAGGCAGGCTGCTTCTTGCCCCCGGACGAATATTTGGTGACTGATCCTGAGCAGGAGAAGAACTTTGGCTTCAGCCTTCGGGAGGCCCTGAGCCGAGCTCAGGAGCGAAGGCTGCTGGAG GGCTATGAGATTCACGTGACCCCCGGAGTCCAGCCACCGCCACCTCAGATGGGAGAAATCATCAGCTGCTGTGGAGGCGCCATCCTGCCCAGCATGCCCCGGTCCTACAAG CCTCAGAGGTTCGTGATCACATGTTCCCAGGACTTTCCTCGATGTGCTGTTCCATATCGGGTTGGGCTGCCTATCCTCTCACCCGAATTCCTGCTGACGGGAGTACTGAAGCAGGAAGTCAAGCCAGAggcctttgccttctccactgtgGAAATGTCATCCACCTGA
- the MDC1 gene encoding mediator of DNA damage checkpoint protein 1 isoform X3, which yields MEDTQILNWEVEEEEEVAESPNESLGYSLEPLAQLHIFSSSYGPEKDFPLYLGKNMIGRMPDCSVALPFSSISKQHAVIEISAWDKAPVLRDCGSLNGTQILRPPKVLSPGVSHRLRDRELILFADLPCQYHRLDVPRPFVSRGPLSVEETPRVQGGTQPSRLLLAEDSEEEVDSLLDKCVVKGPRTSSSATVVPESDEEGPSPAPDGPGPPSAFNLNSDTDEEESQESGAGEASSAARRGTAAETEQPEPVTAEIQIEKDQCSVKERNGDTEIERDVRNGVVPTGVILERSQPSGEDSDTDVSDESGPRRRLVGVRPKRAWSCNFIDSDTDGEDEGIPATPAVVPMKERQIFHEAGTQSPQAPGVARWQGSPADGDTDIEEGEAPPDRSQASVVIDSNTDDEEEVSAALTLACLRESQAGKWNRDPDAEETRAQPVALLERSQASAGGDSDTDVEEEGLPVERRGMVPKGYMDREYSKKSQHLPRDSDTEGKEDESSPGVHLERSQASAQVEDEVPLGPAVALPEKRQVQGIVWPHHTDAEAEGDPAQLPVLRLEEARPPLAGDCELDSENTSAVRKSQLPAEKDAGTTWAAAVPEQDRALAIGTQGGSSTAPGEQDLLPVSREDLADMVVDIGTPGEPQPQREGAQTTTGREREPYGNRATDSGDNLHDSEDLDLPATQCFVDRKNQSLEAAPSMEDEPTQAFLFPLPQEPGPSCCSSQATGSLDESWEALATQPFCPRESEASETQTVVTLLDTHASWPSPSRTAQQEQHPESPVHAEPLGMEGREMQTVEKEMGTPRETAERVIPEGGPPQEETKKLPSEGEREDVTGEEELIGGIQGREKNQVFPRDTQSQESDKKVKSASTGRGMEIVKVEIETPKETQEKEREKQTLAGEIFESEAGKLVIERESEADGLEVKEPQELLDRSPQMGETEAGDQDQKGQASGLPSEPGAGAGDLQGLASDPVAFGSQAGGGRGAPGSPRRQQRGDLNCEMPPAQKASRGDQESPDACLPPAAPEASAALPNSLISQIQKHPAPQSLLFPSLAPLELPIPRTRQNETQEAPETPFSSELNSVHPEPKVRLQASSPVSSLPLEPHPTTPTGQPIALEPISGVSRSRTCSSFDVTASSVVPTAVALQPSTSTDKPVTPKPTLRAPRGRAQRSSVKTPVPSVTTDQPVAPELTAMATRGRVQRSSVKIPKPDNPTTPKPQPSTSTDQPVIPKPTSRAPRGRTPRSSAKTPEPAVPTASELQPAAPKDQPVAPELTSRATRGRTQRSIKTSKPDMPTTPEPQPSTSTDQPVTPKPTSRAPRGRTPRSSAKTPEPVVSTASELQPSALTDEPVTPELTSRATRGRAQRSSVKTPDPVTTTTPELQPSTSTDQLVTPKRTSRAPRGRTRRLSAKTPEPVVPTASELQPSAPADQPVGPWATQCRRHRSSVKTPEPVVPTVPEPQPSTSKDQSVTPEPTSQATESQTHRSSIKTSQPTEPTAPDLKPSSPTDQLVTPKVIAQGGPSRTGRASTASAVLVPTTPEFQSPVPSEQPLPPDPIPEVNCSRRLRATRKHGSPTAHVHEPCTVPPEPNSHSSRNQRHGAVKAAKPLSTIPEPAFAQLPEAPPHTPQVPKEEAADGSGFTPEPQPRASQNHKRPSATAHSPPLQKRLQRGRVPQKAASLKEEEENPVARPRKEEGVVIPGPGKRKREQTEEESQGRPSRSLRRTKPMQESTAPKVLFTGVVDARGERTVLALGGSLASSVAEASHLVTDRIRRTVKFLCALGRGIPILSLAWLHESRKAGCFLPPDEYLVTDPEQEKNFGFSLREALSRAQERRLLEGYEIHVTPGVQPPPPQMGEIISCCGGAILPSMPRSYKPQRFVITCSQDFPRCAVPYRVGLPILSPEFLLTGVLKQEVKPEAFAFSTVEMSST from the exons ATGGAAGACACCCAGATTTTAAACTGGGAAgttgaagaagaggaggaggttgCAGAGAGCCCCAATGAATCTCTGGGGTATAGCTTGGAGCCCCTAGCACAGCTGCATATCTTCAGTAGTTCCTATGGACCAGAAAAAG ACTTCCCACTCTACCTTGGAAAGAACATGATAGGCCGAATGCCTGATTGCTCTGTGGCCCTGCCCTTTTCATCAATATCCAAACAACATGCAGTGATTGAAATCTCTGCCTGGGACAAGGCGCCTGTCCTTCGGGATTGCGGGAGCCTCAATGGCACTCAAATCCTGCGGCCTCCTAAGGTCCTGAGCCCTGGGGTGAGTCATCGTTTGCGGGACCGGGAGTTGATTCTCTTTGCTGACTTGCCCTGCCAGTACCATCGCTTGGATGTCCCCCGGCCTTTTGTCTCCCGGGGCCCTCTAAGTGTAGAGGAGACACCCAGGGTACAGGGAGGAACTCAACCCTCCAGGCTTCTGTTGGCTGAGGACTCAGAGGAAGAAGTAG ATTCCCTTTTGGACAAGTGTGTGGTGAAAGGACCAAGGACCTCCTCTTCGGCAACAGTCGTTCCAGAGAG TGATGAAGAAGGGCCTTCCCCTGCCCCAGATGGGCCCGGGCCACCTTCTGCCTTCAACTTGAACAGCGACACGGATGAGGAAGAAAGTCAGGAATCAGGAGCAGGGGAGGCCTCTTCAGCTGCCAGAAGAGGTACCGCTGCAGAGACGGAACAGCCTGAACCTGTCACAGCCGAGATCCAGATTGAGAAGGATCAGTGTTCCGTGAAGGAGAGGAACGGGGACACAGAAATCGAGAGGGATGTGAGGAATGGGGTGGTTCCGACTGGAGTGATTCTGGAGAGGAGCCAGCCTTCTGGGGAGGACAGTGACACAGATGTGAGTGATGAGAGTGGGCCTCGAAGAAGGCTTGTTGGGGTCCGTCCGAAAAGGGCCTGGTCTTGTAACTTCATAGACAGTGATACCGATGGAGAGGACGAGGGGATCCCTGCTACCCCAGCAGTGGTTCCCATGAAGGAGAGGCAGATCTTCCACGAAGCTGGTACACAGAGCCCCCAGGCACCTGGTGTGGCACGTTGGCAGGGGAGCCCAGCTGATGGTGATACAGATATAGAGGAGGGGGAGGCCCCCCCAGACAGAAGCCAAGCCTCCGTGGTGATCGACAGCAATACAGACGATGAGGAAGAAGTCTCAGCAGCACTGACACTGGCATGTCTAAGAGAGAGCCAGGCTGGTAAGTGGAACCGAGATCCAGATGCAGAAGAGACCAGGGCCCAACCCGTGGCCCTTCTGGAGCGAAGCCAGGCCTCTGCTGGGGGAGACAGTGACACAGATGTGGAGGAAGAGGGGCTCCCAGTGGAAAGGAGGGGAATGGTTCCCAAGGGTTACATGGACAGGGAATATTCAAAAAAGAGCCAGCACCTTCCCAGGGACAGTGATACAGAGGGGAAGGAAGATGAGAGCTCACCGGGGGTCCACCTGGAGAGAAGCCAGGCCTCTGCACAAGTGGAGGATGAGGTCCCACTGGGGCCAGCTGTTGCACTTCCGGAGAAGCGTCAGGTACAAGGCATAGTGTGGCCACATCACACCGATGCGGAGGCAGAAGGGGACCCGGCACAGCTCCCCGTGCTGCGTCTAGAGGAAGCCCGGCCTCCTCTAGCTGGGGACTGTGAACTGGATTCGGAGAACACATCTGCTGTCAGAAAGAGCCAGCTTCCGGCGGAAAAAGATGCTGGGACCACGTGGGCTGCAGCCGTTCCTGAACAGGACAGAGCACTTGCCATCGGGACCCAGGGTGGGTCATCCACGGCACCAGGGGAGCAAGACCTTCTCCCGGTCTCAAGGGAAGACCTAGCAGATATGGTGGTGGACATAGGCACTCCAGGGGAGCCCCAACCGCAGAGAGAGGGGGCCCAGACCACcacaggaagggagagagaaccATATGGGAATAGGGCCACAGACTCTGGAGACAACCTCCACG ATTCTGAAGATCTGGACCTACCAGCTACCCAGTGCTTTGTAGACAGAAAGAATCAGAGCCTGGAAG CAGCCCCCAGCATGGAGGATGAGCCCACCCAGgccttcctgtttcctctgccccaAGAGCCTGGCCCTTCCtgttgcagctcccaggccacAG GTTCCTTGGATGAGTCATGGGAGGCGTTGGCGACACAGCCATTCTGTCCGAGAGAATCTGAGGCCTCCGAGACCCAAACCGTTGTCACCCTCCTTGACACCCATGCATCTTGGCCCTCTCCATCTAGGACAGCACAGCAAGAGCAACATCCAGAGAGCCCAGTCCATGCAGAGCCACTGGGGATGGAAGGCAGAGAGATGCAGactgtggagaaagaaatgggtaCCCCAAGAGAAACAGCAGAGAGGGTGATCCCTGAGGGAGGGCCACCGCAGGAGGAAACCAAGAAACTGCCctcagaaggagagagggaagatgtGACGGGAGAGGAAGAATTAATCGGGGGGATACAgggcagagaaaaaaatcaggtgTTTCCTAGAGATACTCAGAGCCAAGAATCtgacaaaaaagtgaaaagtgcaagtacTGGAAGGGGAATGGAGATTGTAAAGGTAGAAATTGAGACACccaaggaaacacaagagaaagagagagaaaagcagactCTCGCAGGGGAAATATTTGAGAGTGAAGCAGGGAAACTGGtaatagagagagagagcgaggCAGATGGGTTAGAAGTCAAGGAACCCCAAGAGCTACTGGACAGAAGCCCACAGATGGGGGAGACAGAGGCGGGGGACCAGGACCAGAAAGGCCAAGCCTCTGGTCTGCCATCAGAGCCTGGAGCAGGGGCAGGAGACCTTCAGGGACTTGCTTCAGACCCAGTAGCTTTTGGGAGCCAGGCAGGTGGAGGAAGGGGAGCCCCAGGGAGCCCCAGGAGGCAGCAGAGAG GTGACTTGAATTGCGAGATGCCACCTGCTCAGAAGGCTTCCAGG GGTGATCAGGAATCCCCAGATGCTTGTCTGCCTCCTGCAGCGCCTGAAGCCTCAGCCGCACTCCCAAATTCCCTCATCTCTCAGATCCAAAAACATCCCGCACCTCAGTCCCTCCTTTTTCCCTCTCTAGCTCCTTTAGAACTGCCTATTCCCAGGACCAGACAAAATGAGACTCAGGAAGCTCCAGAGACTCCCTTCTCCTCAGAGCTGAACTCTGTCCACCCAGAACCCAAAGTCAGGCTCCAGGCATCCTCTCCAGTTTCTTCTCTACCCCTTGAGCCCCACCCTACCACCCCCACAGGCCAGCCTATTGCCCTTGAACCCATATCTGGGGTCTCTCGGAGTAGGACATGTAGTTCCTTTGATGTAACTGCCTCATCAGTTGTCCCCACAGCCGTTGCACTGCAGCCATCCACCTCCACAGACAAGCCTGTCACCCCTAAGCCCACACTTCGGGCCCCTCGGGGCAGGGCACAGAGGTCTTCTGTCAAAACCCCTGTACCCAGTGTCACCACAGACCAGCCTGTTGCCCCTGAGCTCACAGCTATGGCAACTCGGGGCAGGGTACAGAGGTCTTCTGTCAAGATTCCCAAACCAGATAACCCCACAACACCCAAGCCCCAGCCTTCCACTTCTACAGACCAGCCTGTCATCCCCAAACCCACATCTCGGGCCCCTCGGGGCAGGACACCTAGGTCTTCTGCCAAGACTCCTGAACCAGCTGTCCCCACAGCCTCTGAGCTCCAGCCTGCTGCCCCTAAAGACCAGCCTGTTGCTCCTGAGCTCACATCTAGAGCCACTCGGGGCAGGACACAGAGGTCTATCAAGACTTCCAAACCAGATATGCCCACAACTCCCGAGCCCCAGCCTTCCACTTCCACAGACCAGCCTGTCACCCCCAAACCCACGTCTCGGGCCCCTCGGGGCAGGACACCTAGGTCTTCCGCCAAGACTCCTGAACCAGTTGTCTCCACAGCCTCTGAGCTCCAGCCTTCTGCCCTCACAGATGAGCCTGTCACTCCTGAGCTCACATCTAGGGCTACTCGGGGCCGGGCACAGAGGTCCTCTGTCAAAACCCCTGATCCAGTTACCACCACAACACCTGAGCTCCAGCCTTCCACCTCCACAGACCAGCTTGTCACCCCCAAACGCACATCTCGGGCCCCTCGAGGCAGGACACGTAGGTTGTCTGCCAAGACTCCTGAACCAGTTGTTCCCACAGCCTCTGAGCTCCAGCCTTCTGCCCCTGCAGACCAGCCTGTTGGTCCTTGGGCCACTCAGTGTAGAAGACATAGGTCTTCTGTCAAGACCCCAGAACCAGTTGTCCCCACAGTCCCTGAACCTCAGCCTTCCACTTCTAAAGACCAGTCTgtcactcctgagcccacatctcaGGCCACTGAGAGCCAAACACATAGGTCCTCTATCAAGACATCCCAGCCAACGGAACCCACAGCCCCTGACCTCAAACCTTCCTCCCCCACAGACCAGCTTGTCACTCCCAAGGTCATAGCTCAGGGTGGTCCAAGCAGGACAGGAAGGGCTTCCACAGCAAGTGCTGTGCTGGTTCCTACTACCCCTGAATTCCAGTCTCCAGTCCCGTCAGAACAGCCTCTTCCCCCTGACCCCATCCCCGAAGTCAACTGCAGCAGGAGGCTGAGGGCCACTAGGAAACATGGGTCTCCCACAGCTCATGTTCATGAGCCCTGCACCGTACCCCCTGAACCTAACTCCCACTCTTCAAGGAACCAAAGACATGGGGCAGTGAAAGCAGCCAAGCCCCTTAGCACCATTCCTGAGCCTGCCTTTGCCCAGCTCCCCGAGGCACCGCCTCACACTCCCCAGGTGCCAAAGGAGGAGGCAGCAGATGGATCAGGCTTCACCCCAGAGCCCCAGCCTAGGGCCTCTCAAAACCACAAGAGGCCTTCAGCTACTGCACATTCACCTCCACTTCAAAAACGGCTCCAGAGAGGGAGAGTCCCTCAGAAGGCAGCATCCCttaaggaagaagaagaaaatccaGTAGCGAGGCCGAGGAAGGAAGAG GGTGTAGTGATTCCAGGTCCaggcaagagaaagagagagcagacAGAAGAGGAGTCCCAGGGAAGACCGAGCCGCAGCCTGCGACGGACCAAACCGATGCAGGAGTCCACGGCCCCCAAA GTGCTGTTCACCGGTGTGGTGGATGCTCGCGGAGAGAGGACGGTGCTGGCCTTGGGGGGCAGTTTGGCCAGCTCGGTGGCCGAGGCTTCTCACCTGGTGACTGATCGGATCCGCCGGACGGTCAAGTTTCTGTGTGCCCTGGGCCGGGGCATCCCCATCCTCTCCCTGGCCTGGCTGCATGAG TCCCGCAAGGCAGGCTGCTTCTTGCCCCCGGACGAATATTTGGTGACTGATCCTGAGCAGGAGAAGAACTTTGGCTTCAGCCTTCGGGAGGCCCTGAGCCGAGCTCAGGAGCGAAGGCTGCTGGAG GGCTATGAGATTCACGTGACCCCCGGAGTCCAGCCACCGCCACCTCAGATGGGAGAAATCATCAGCTGCTGTGGAGGCGCCATCCTGCCCAGCATGCCCCGGTCCTACAAG CCTCAGAGGTTCGTGATCACATGTTCCCAGGACTTTCCTCGATGTGCTGTTCCATATCGGGTTGGGCTGCCTATCCTCTCACCCGAATTCCTGCTGACGGGAGTACTGAAGCAGGAAGTCAAGCCAGAggcctttgccttctccactgtgGAAATGTCATCCACCTGA